A window of the Chrysemys picta bellii isolate R12L10 chromosome 24, ASM1138683v2, whole genome shotgun sequence genome harbors these coding sequences:
- the SLC35B1 gene encoding solute carrier family 35 member B1 codes for MRPPAPPLLPAPLRDVRLEVPPSLSGSSAAAMGASGGGPLLPERLRLPVCFLGVFVCYFYYGILQESITRGKYGEGAKQEKFKYALSLVFIQCVINAIFARLVIQFFDAIRVDRTQNWLYAACSLSYLGAMVSSNSALQFVNYPTQVLGKSCKPIPVMLLGVTVLRKKYPLAKYLCVLLIVTGVALFMYKPKKGGDGEDDHIFGYGELLLLLSLTLDGLTGVSQDHMRAHYQTGSNHMMLNVNLWSTLFLGAGILFTGELWEFLSFAERYPSILYNILLFGLTSALGQSFIFMTVVYFGPLTCSIITTTRKFFTILASVILFANPISMMQWVGTILVFMGLGLDAKFGKGSKKTTH; via the exons ATGAGGCCCCCTGCGCCGCCGCTGCTGCCGGCTCCGCTCCGCGATGTGCGCCTGGAAGTGCCGCCTTCCCTGAGCGGATCCAGCGCCGCGGCCATGGGAGCGAGCGGGGGCGGCCCCCTGCTGCCCGAGCGGCTCCGCCTGCCCGTCTGCTTCCTGGGCGTCTTCGTCTGCTACTTCTACTACGGCATCCTGCAGGAGAGCAT AACTAGAGGTAAATATGGAGAAGGTGCCAAGCAGGAAAAGTTCAAATATGCTTTGTCCTTGGTCTTCATTCAATGCGTGATCAATGCCATCTTTGCCAGGTTAG TGATCCAGTTTTTTGACGCCATCAGGGTGGATCGGACCCAGAACTGGCTGTATGCAGCTTGCTCGCTCTCCTATCTGGGTGCTATGGTTTCCAGCAACTCAGCTCTGCAGTTCGTCAACTATCCAACTCAG GTCCTTGGGAAGTCCTGTAAGCCCATTCCAG TCATGCTCTTAGGGGTGACGGTGCTGAGGAAGAAATACCCACTAGCCAAATATCTGTGTGTCCTGCTGATAGTCACAGGCGTGGCTCTGTTCATGTACAAACCTAAAAAGGGAGGTGACGGTGAGGATGACCACATCTTTGGCTATGGAGAACTCCTCCTA CTGCTGTCACTGACATTGGATGGACTGACGGGAGTGTCTCAGGACCATATGAGAGCTCATTACCAAACTGGTTCCAATCACATGATGCTAAATGTTAATCTATGGTCCACCTTGTTCCTGGGGGCTG GTATCCTGTTCACTGGAGAGCTCTGGGAATTCCTGAGTTTTGCTGAACGCTACCCCAGCATCCTCTACAACATCCTGCTGTTTGGCCTGACAAGTGCACTGGGTCAG agttTCATCTTCATGACTGTGGTATACTTTGGACCCTTAACTTGTTCAATCATCACCACAACCCGCAAATTCTTCACCATTTTAGCATCTGTCATTCTATTTGCCAACCCGATCAGCATGATGCAGTGGGTGGGAACTATCCTGGTATTCATGG GTCTTGGACTTGATGCCAAATTTGGGAAGGGATCAAAGAAGACAACACATTAG